In one window of Thermodesulfobacteriota bacterium DNA:
- a CDS encoding DNA methyltransferase, protein MNQNKKSLIPDKALIETEPPVVFASRLALREGNRKKPIYQMHKWWARRLGSVFRSLLLSAITSENESHFFKKDYFYHRHNFSGLRVLDPFVGGGTSLIEAAKCNASVIGIDIDPVACFVTAKELGIYNEEALLAAFSLVEKKVKEEIMQWYHTELSDGRKGLIMYAFWVDQIKCPSCCDIFEGHPHFQLRRYQKKEEQIVFCAKCGTVSKIPLAWKTFTCDKCQHRTNIMKGPVSRGAFVCPGCETRTAMQELFDEEKPFLQKLFAVEVLIDGTKERIFKKADESDLKLYRKAERQWLQESIKDRFIPYDSIPVINRDDRRPVSFGYKRYKDLFNSRQLLCLSALGKAIGSVEDSGARELLALAFSDCLASNNMFCFYAFDYGKLTPLFGLHAYVKMTRPVENNVWGANFGRGSFLKCFNKMLEGKRYANKPYEYKYDEKGPKQEFTGESISCELITQFPDKSNKNPFALLLNQSSENFSSIPSASVDLILSDPPYYNNLAYSELSDFYHVWLKKFNLNSYPGNNHRQTPLKESLYVSQRERKSEESHERFAQGLASAFSECYRVLKENGIFVFTFHHNEPKAWAALAKALLKSGFCITNVFPVRSEGQSRFHSDNRNIKWDEVFVCRKRDRAQKSHNHNNLGDKLLLSIERDAKRQLGHWTRILRKEKFDFNSCDARSLMSGLMIMYLSKKATRGIDFEALFAKSYSKSKLKSKTSSKRSERNEQAREIS, encoded by the coding sequence ATGAATCAAAATAAAAAGTCACTCATTCCTGATAAAGCCTTAATAGAAACGGAACCGCCTGTTGTGTTCGCGAGCCGTCTGGCGCTCCGAGAGGGTAATCGAAAAAAACCAATTTACCAAATGCATAAATGGTGGGCAAGACGGCTTGGCTCAGTTTTTCGTTCTTTGCTTCTTTCTGCGATAACATCAGAAAATGAATCACATTTTTTTAAAAAAGATTATTTTTATCATCGACATAATTTTTCAGGGCTTCGTGTTTTAGATCCATTTGTAGGTGGTGGTACATCGCTGATTGAGGCGGCTAAATGCAATGCGAGTGTAATTGGAATTGATATTGATCCAGTTGCTTGCTTTGTTACAGCAAAGGAGCTTGGAATTTATAATGAAGAAGCCTTATTGGCTGCTTTTTCATTAGTAGAGAAAAAAGTCAAAGAAGAAATAATGCAGTGGTATCACACCGAATTGTCTGATGGCCGCAAAGGGCTAATAATGTATGCTTTTTGGGTTGATCAGATAAAGTGTCCATCTTGCTGCGATATATTTGAGGGACATCCACATTTTCAGCTAAGGCGTTACCAGAAAAAAGAAGAGCAGATTGTGTTTTGTGCAAAATGTGGAACTGTATCTAAGATTCCTCTAGCCTGGAAAACATTTACATGTGATAAGTGCCAGCATCGAACTAATATTATGAAAGGACCGGTCAGTAGAGGCGCATTCGTCTGCCCTGGATGTGAGACTAGAACGGCGATGCAAGAGCTCTTTGATGAAGAAAAACCATTTTTGCAAAAACTCTTTGCAGTGGAAGTTCTTATTGATGGAACCAAAGAGCGAATTTTCAAAAAAGCTGACGAGTCTGATCTTAAGCTCTATAGGAAGGCTGAGCGTCAATGGTTGCAAGAAAGTATAAAAGATAGATTCATTCCTTATGACTCCATCCCAGTAATAAATAGAGACGACCGTAGACCAGTCTCATTTGGTTATAAACGGTATAAAGATTTGTTTAATTCCCGCCAGTTACTATGTTTATCAGCATTAGGAAAGGCCATAGGTTCTGTTGAAGACTCAGGGGCTCGCGAATTGTTAGCCTTGGCCTTTTCAGACTGTCTTGCGTCAAATAATATGTTCTGTTTTTATGCTTTTGACTATGGAAAGCTTACTCCATTATTTGGCTTACACGCCTATGTTAAAATGACACGACCTGTCGAAAATAATGTATGGGGGGCAAATTTCGGAAGAGGCTCGTTTTTGAAATGTTTTAACAAAATGCTCGAAGGAAAACGTTATGCCAATAAGCCATACGAATATAAATATGATGAGAAAGGGCCTAAGCAAGAGTTTACTGGTGAAAGCATTAGCTGCGAGCTTATTACTCAATTTCCAGATAAATCAAATAAAAACCCCTTTGCTCTATTATTAAATCAGTCATCTGAAAACTTTTCGTCTATTCCATCTGCCTCAGTTGATCTTATTCTTTCTGACCCGCCATATTATAACAATCTCGCATATTCCGAATTGTCAGACTTCTATCATGTCTGGTTGAAAAAATTTAATCTTAATTCATACCCTGGCAATAATCATCGGCAGACTCCGCTTAAGGAATCTCTTTACGTTTCACAAAGAGAGCGAAAATCAGAAGAATCTCACGAGCGCTTTGCGCAAGGACTTGCGAGTGCATTTTCGGAGTGCTATAGAGTACTAAAAGAAAATGGGATTTTCGTATTCACATTTCATCACAATGAACCAAAAGCCTGGGCAGCTCTCGCAAAAGCTTTGCTGAAGTCAGGATTCTGTATTACTAACGTTTTTCCAGTGCGCTCTGAAGGACAAAGTCGCTTTCACAGTGATAATAGGAATATAAAATGGGATGAAGTATTTGTTTGTCGAAAAAGGGATAGAGCTCAAAAGAGCCATAATCATAATAATCTAGGTGATAAATTACTGTTATCGATCGAGAGAGATGCAAAAAGACAGTTGGGGCACTGGACGCGCATTTTGCGTAAAGAGAAATTTGATTTTAATTCGTGTGATGCTCGAAGTCTCATGTCTGGCCTCATGATTATGTACCTAAGCAAGAAAGCAACAAGAGGCATAGACTTTGAAGCTTTATTCGCTAAAAGTTATTCCAAGTCGAAACTCAAATCAAAGACCTCCAGCAAAAGGAGCGAGCGGAATGAGCAAGCGAGAGAAATTAGCTAA
- a CDS encoding DEAD/DEAH box helicase, with protein MITVDFSREKDFDRDSIGSELSLGLFTVEGGSDEIIAEDNGQLGHILDYIDNFLTARGFEVDLDVSMRRALVQFREESSIVQAARSKKLRPVSLESPTNYGICRSLLGHQQTAVRHALTIRHAANFSVPGSGKTTSALSVYAILKKQKIVEKLLVIGPASSFAPWENEFKETLGQTPTVVRLIGTRPERARLLRNLENVDLVLCTYQMANRERDNLIVALSSSRCLLILDEAHHIKNINLGPWARTVLDLAPYAERRMVLTGTPAPRSLQDLWSQFAFLWPSQSVLGSRAQFEQQLTSSASHQAEAVKTLIKPFFIRTKKSDLGLPKPIPVITKIPHRDIPSRQKIIISLLEQRTLQEARNLQLSQADLSILRRWRKARSLRLLQAASNPALLRGIIPDTGEFGAAMDDDPVLATMLRDHIKYEIPAKVSFVVDTTRQLVKNGNKVLIWATFVENILLLERLLKDLKPLKIYGDVPPYNEDNDPAFESREKNISEFKTRLDRPVLIANPAACSESVSLHMICHNAIYLERTFNCGQFLQSMDRIHRVGMPSKIHPRYYIPILQCAVEQVVDRRLRSRQQVLYQLLDDDMPVLGYDDDSFLADREDDLEEIFRELLEEISSADKGTTQTNRRNRTRR; from the coding sequence TTGATAACTGTAGATTTTTCTCGGGAAAAAGATTTTGATCGAGATTCTATCGGGAGTGAGTTATCTCTCGGATTGTTTACAGTTGAAGGTGGCTCAGATGAAATCATTGCAGAGGACAATGGTCAGCTTGGCCATATTCTTGATTACATAGACAATTTTCTTACCGCTCGTGGTTTTGAGGTAGATTTAGATGTCAGTATGCGCCGTGCTTTGGTCCAGTTTCGCGAAGAATCCTCAATCGTTCAGGCGGCCCGATCAAAGAAGCTTCGACCAGTATCCCTTGAGTCACCCACCAATTATGGTATCTGTCGTTCATTACTAGGACATCAACAAACAGCGGTGCGTCATGCCCTTACTATTAGGCATGCTGCAAACTTCTCTGTCCCTGGGAGTGGAAAAACAACAAGTGCATTATCAGTTTATGCAATATTAAAAAAACAGAAAATTGTTGAAAAATTACTCGTTATAGGTCCAGCAAGTAGTTTTGCGCCATGGGAGAATGAGTTCAAAGAAACGCTTGGTCAAACTCCCACTGTGGTAAGATTGATAGGAACCCGGCCTGAACGTGCAAGGTTACTTCGTAACCTCGAAAATGTCGATCTAGTCCTTTGTACATATCAAATGGCCAATAGAGAGCGCGATAATTTGATTGTCGCTCTTAGCTCAAGTCGCTGTTTGTTGATTCTCGATGAGGCTCATCACATTAAAAACATTAATTTGGGTCCTTGGGCTCGCACTGTTCTTGACTTAGCTCCTTATGCCGAACGTAGAATGGTATTAACAGGTACTCCGGCACCTCGTTCGCTTCAGGATTTATGGTCGCAGTTTGCTTTTCTTTGGCCAAGTCAAAGTGTTTTGGGAAGCCGAGCGCAATTTGAACAACAATTAACATCTTCGGCAAGTCATCAAGCTGAAGCAGTTAAAACGCTGATCAAGCCTTTTTTCATACGTACCAAGAAGTCCGATTTGGGATTACCAAAGCCCATTCCTGTTATAACCAAAATTCCTCATCGCGACATTCCATCCCGCCAAAAAATCATAATTAGTTTGCTTGAGCAGAGGACACTTCAGGAAGCTAGAAATTTACAGCTGAGTCAGGCGGATTTGTCAATTCTTCGTCGTTGGCGCAAAGCTCGTTCTTTAAGGCTCCTACAAGCTGCAAGTAACCCAGCGTTGTTGAGAGGCATTATTCCTGATACCGGGGAATTTGGAGCAGCAATGGATGATGATCCTGTGCTAGCCACAATGCTTCGTGACCATATTAAATATGAGATACCGGCAAAAGTCTCTTTTGTTGTAGATACAACACGCCAACTAGTAAAAAATGGCAATAAAGTGCTCATCTGGGCAACTTTTGTTGAAAACATACTCCTGTTGGAAAGACTTTTAAAAGATTTAAAACCCTTGAAAATTTATGGAGATGTGCCGCCTTACAATGAGGACAATGATCCGGCTTTTGAAAGTAGAGAAAAAAACATTTCTGAATTTAAAACCCGTTTGGATCGCCCTGTGTTGATAGCTAATCCAGCTGCATGTTCTGAATCAGTTTCTCTTCACATGATTTGCCATAACGCAATCTATCTGGAACGGACCTTCAATTGCGGGCAGTTCTTGCAATCTATGGATCGCATACACCGGGTGGGTATGCCATCAAAAATTCATCCACGCTATTATATTCCGATATTGCAGTGCGCAGTTGAGCAGGTTGTGGATCGAAGATTACGCAGCCGCCAGCAAGTGCTCTATCAATTACTAGATGATGACATGCCGGTCTTAGGCTATGATGATGATTCCTTCCTTGCAGATAGAGAAGACGATTTGGAGGAAATCTTCCGAGAATTACTGGAAGAGATATCAAGTGCAGACAAAGGAACTACTCAAACTAATCGAAGAAACAGGACACGTCGGTGA
- a CDS encoding nucleotidyl transferase AbiEii/AbiGii toxin family protein: protein MSLAKSLKEVAKVLNKFKKQQIITGYALIGGLSVSTWGLPRATQDIDLLVSLPSIHDLNAFSEALKEGGLHPEISRGGQLDPVPYLVKVIQDDVPVDMLIATRKWEDEAIINAIEIDFHGAKVPVVRVEYIIAMKLKAGSPRDILDAKELLEIGNADSDLTHELAKRLKVDKKLEKIRS, encoded by the coding sequence GTGTCTCTGGCAAAAAGTCTTAAGGAAGTAGCTAAGGTTCTCAATAAATTTAAAAAACAGCAAATTATAACCGGGTACGCACTTATTGGCGGACTTTCTGTTTCAACCTGGGGTCTTCCTCGCGCCACACAAGATATAGACCTTCTCGTTTCCCTTCCGTCCATTCATGACCTTAATGCATTTTCAGAGGCCCTTAAAGAAGGTGGTCTGCATCCTGAAATAAGCAGGGGTGGTCAGTTGGACCCGGTGCCCTATCTTGTAAAAGTCATTCAGGATGATGTGCCGGTTGACATGCTCATTGCAACCAGAAAATGGGAAGATGAAGCGATAATAAATGCTATCGAAATCGATTTTCATGGCGCAAAAGTTCCAGTGGTAAGGGTTGAATATATTATAGCAATGAAGCTAAAAGCTGGCAGCCCGAGGGATATCCTCGATGCCAAGGAGCTTCTTGAGATCGGAAATGCAGATTCAGACCTTACACATGAATTGGCCAAACGGCTCAAGGTTGATAAAAAACTTGAAAAAATTAGGAGCTGA
- a CDS encoding nucleotidyltransferase family protein, with protein sequence MNTELKTIKNKLSEYKLVLEEQYKVKEIGVFGSFVRGEQKKKSDLDILVDFYEPISLLNFIRLENNLSKYLGINVDLVMKNALKPRIGSHILKEVVNI encoded by the coding sequence TTGAATACCGAACTGAAAACTATAAAAAATAAATTAAGCGAATATAAGCTCGTTCTTGAAGAACAATACAAGGTCAAGGAGATTGGAGTTTTCGGCTCCTTTGTTCGGGGTGAACAGAAGAAGAAAAGCGATCTTGATATACTCGTTGATTTCTATGAACCAATAAGCCTGCTTAATTTTATACGCCTTGAGAATAATCTAAGCAAATATTTAGGCATTAATGTTGATCTTGTCATGAAGAATGCATTGAAGCCGAGAATCGGAAGCCACATCCTGAAAGAGGTAGTCAATATTTAA
- a CDS encoding DUF3883 domain-containing protein, with the protein MQTKELLKLIEETGHVGELNRLLSVYKHRRAKRLGKLELIELANQSAGATYRYPNPEPALKVALLIGLLNKDKKIVFLTQTGALFLKLSDYKMDLTFGQSSFLLSLFLDDEYMNSNISQLFSYFGKGADEKLEAKSNPSTWEETMQVAARILQQLGVLEECDGKLCLNVAFESVLPPQILRMVALDEKTLWERLDAQRLRAKKAEELVLIEEQKRLIKIGRPDLAKLVFRIGAEAVSAGFDISSFEHDGSQRLIEVKSSLGKALRFEWSIREREMAFHHKNKYWIYFVPLADILEKRTLPILMIQNPVKLINFGRLSELASSFVVYADGRALLFFNTSTKIGQRDLLQKWS; encoded by the coding sequence GTGCAGACAAAGGAACTACTCAAACTAATCGAAGAAACAGGACACGTCGGTGAACTAAACCGACTACTTTCTGTGTATAAACATCGGCGTGCTAAGAGACTTGGCAAACTCGAACTTATCGAGCTTGCTAATCAAAGCGCTGGAGCAACCTATCGGTACCCCAATCCTGAGCCTGCCCTTAAAGTAGCTTTACTAATCGGACTACTCAATAAAGATAAGAAAATCGTTTTTCTAACCCAGACCGGCGCACTTTTCCTCAAACTGAGTGATTATAAAATGGATTTAACCTTTGGACAGTCAAGTTTTCTGCTGAGCCTATTTTTAGATGACGAATACATGAATTCTAATATTTCCCAATTATTTAGTTATTTTGGGAAGGGAGCAGATGAGAAATTAGAGGCCAAGTCAAATCCATCAACATGGGAAGAGACGATGCAGGTAGCGGCAAGGATATTACAGCAACTCGGCGTTCTTGAAGAATGCGATGGTAAGCTGTGCCTTAATGTAGCCTTTGAATCAGTTCTCCCTCCTCAAATTCTTAGAATGGTAGCTCTTGATGAGAAAACTTTGTGGGAGCGACTTGATGCCCAAAGACTCCGAGCTAAAAAGGCAGAAGAGTTGGTGCTCATCGAAGAGCAAAAACGCCTCATTAAAATCGGACGTCCTGATTTGGCGAAGCTTGTATTTCGTATTGGTGCAGAAGCTGTATCGGCAGGATTTGACATAAGTTCTTTTGAGCACGACGGTTCGCAGCGTCTGATTGAGGTAAAATCTTCTCTTGGTAAGGCGCTTCGCTTTGAATGGTCAATAAGAGAACGAGAAATGGCTTTTCATCATAAGAATAAATATTGGATATATTTTGTACCACTTGCGGATATATTGGAAAAAAGAACGTTGCCCATCTTAATGATACAAAATCCCGTAAAGCTTATAAATTTCGGCAGACTCTCTGAATTAGCTTCTTCTTTTGTGGTTTATGCTGATGGCAGGGCCTTACTATTTTTCAATACAAGTACTAAAATTGGTCAACGTGATCTCTTGCAAAAATGGTCATAA
- a CDS encoding helix-turn-helix transcriptional regulator has product MKLASVGDRIKYIRTQKKLTLEQLADKSEISKSFLWDVENDRSDIGGEKLLRVANVLAASLDYLLRGEPISEDNRRAIIEIPVELSNFAEEKCLSYQQTLLLLEIDNSIMARRSTKSRDSKTKEYWQELYEGVKPFLGERK; this is encoded by the coding sequence ATGAAACTGGCGTCGGTTGGCGATCGTATCAAATATATACGAACACAAAAAAAACTAACTCTTGAGCAATTAGCCGATAAATCGGAAATCTCCAAAAGCTTTTTATGGGATGTTGAGAACGATCGTTCTGATATTGGAGGGGAAAAACTTTTACGAGTTGCAAATGTACTTGCCGCCTCATTAGATTATCTTTTACGTGGTGAACCAATATCCGAAGATAACAGGCGAGCAATCATTGAGATACCAGTTGAATTAAGTAACTTTGCTGAAGAGAAATGTCTTAGTTATCAACAAACATTATTACTACTTGAGATTGATAATTCGATTATGGCTCGTCGAAGCACTAAGAGTAGAGATTCTAAAACTAAAGAATATTGGCAAGAACTGTACGAGGGCGTCAAACCGTTTTTGGGGGAGAGGAAGTGA